The Caldicellulosiruptor obsidiansis OB47 genome segment TCAAAAGAATATGAATAAATCTCATAATAACCACTATTGGCAAGAAAATTCTTTATATTATTTACCATTCTTTGCTTTTGAGTAAGTCCAGAAGATATGGCATTCCCCATGAAAACCCTTGAAGGCAGTTTATCATAGCCATATATTCTTATTACCTCTTCAGAGATATCGGCCATATCTTCAATATCAGTCCTAAAAGGTGGTATTATAAATACCTCTTTTTCTTCATCATATTTTATTTCAAGTCTGTTAAGAATATTCACCACTTCATCTTTTTCAATCCTAAGACCAAGAAGCTTCTGTATATATGAAAAATCAGCTTTTACTTCCACTTGCTGCCATGGGTCAACGTACGTATCCACAGTCCCTTTTACAACTTCGCCTGCTCCTATTTGCTCAATGAGAGCACATGCTCTTTGAATTGCAACCTCTGCAAAGTAGGGGCTCAAACCTTTTTCAAACCTGTTTGAAGCCTCTGTTCTAAGCCCTAAATATCGTGCTGTTCTTCTTATCATTGCAGGATTAAAAGTTGCAGATTCTAAAAGTACAAGTGTGGTATTCTCATCAACCTCAGTATCTAAACCACCCATCACGCCTGCAACTGCTATAGCCCTTTTTTCATCTGCAATAACAATATCAGATGATCGCAAAACCCTCTCCACACCATCAAGAGTTACAATCTTTTCGCCGTCGCTTGCAAGTCTTACAAAAACGTTCCTGCCACAAATCTTGTCGAGGTCAAACGCGTGAAGAGGCTGCCCCATCTCAAGCATTACATAATTTGTCACGTCGACAATATTATTTATTGGTCTTACACCGCAAGCTACAAGTCTTCTTCTTAGCCACAGAGGTGACTCCTCAATTTTTACGTTTTTTATTACCCTTCCCATATATCTTCTACAAATCTTTTTGTCCTTGATTTCAATACTGTCCAAATAATTTTTTACTGGTTCATCAGTCTCTTTGAAATTCATGCTTGGAAATTTCAGCGGTTTGTTTAAAATAGCAGCTATTTCCCTTGCAATACCCAAAACACTCAAACAGTCAGGCCTATTTGAGGTTATTTCAAAATCAATTATTACATCATCTATTCCCAGTGCAGTTTTTATATCAATTCCTATCAAGCTGTCATTCATACCTTCAAGGATAAATATGCCATTCTCATCAGCATATGAAAACTCACCGCGGGTAAGCCCAAGCTCCTCCAACGAACACAACATTCCTTCCGATACTATTCCCTTGAACTCAAGAACATCAATTGTTTTACCATTTGCCAAAACGGCTCCTGGCTTTGCCACAGGAACATATGAACCTACTTTTACGTTCTTTGCTGCAGTGATTATGGTCAGGATTTTATCTTTTGTATCAACGTTGCAAACAAAAAGATTTTGGTTATGAGGATGCAAAGAGATTTCTAAAACTTTACCCACCACTACATTCTTAATATTTTCAAGTCTTTTTTCATACCCCTCTACTTTTGTTCCACTCATAGTAAGCTTGTCAACAAGCTCTTCTACCGAACATTCTATATCAACAAAACTTTTTAGCCATTCCAATGAAACCTTCAATACTTTTCACTCCTTTTGTATTAAGTTTTTATCTGAACTGTTTCAAAAATCTTAGATCATTTTCATAAAAGAGTCTGATATCTTCAATCTCATATCTCAAAAGTGCTATTCTCTCAACTCCCATACCAAAAGCAAAACCAGTGTATATGTCGGGATCAATTCCACAGTTCAAAAGAACTTTTCTGTGAACCATTCCTGCACCTAAGATTTCTATCCAACCCTCACCCTTACATGTTCTACACCCTTTCCCACCACAGAAGATACACGAAATATCAACCTCGGCCGACGGCTCAGTAAACGGAAAATGATGTGGTCTGAACCTGACCATTGTTTCTTTGCCGAAAAACCTCTTTGCAAACACTTCAAGTGTCCCTTTCAAATCAGCCATTGTAACCCCTTTATCAACAAATAGACCTTCTATCTGATGAAAAATAGGAGAGTGTGTGCTATCTACCTCGTCCGACCTGTACACCCTTCCAGGAGAAATTATCTTAATTGGAGGTTTTTTGCTTTTCATGACCCTGATCTGAACAGGG includes the following:
- the pheT gene encoding phenylalanine--tRNA ligase subunit beta; the protein is MKVSLEWLKSFVDIECSVEELVDKLTMSGTKVEGYEKRLENIKNVVVGKVLEISLHPHNQNLFVCNVDTKDKILTIITAAKNVKVGSYVPVAKPGAVLANGKTIDVLEFKGIVSEGMLCSLEELGLTRGEFSYADENGIFILEGMNDSLIGIDIKTALGIDDVIIDFEITSNRPDCLSVLGIAREIAAILNKPLKFPSMNFKETDEPVKNYLDSIEIKDKKICRRYMGRVIKNVKIEESPLWLRRRLVACGVRPINNIVDVTNYVMLEMGQPLHAFDLDKICGRNVFVRLASDGEKIVTLDGVERVLRSSDIVIADEKRAIAVAGVMGGLDTEVDENTTLVLLESATFNPAMIRRTARYLGLRTEASNRFEKGLSPYFAEVAIQRACALIEQIGAGEVVKGTVDTYVDPWQQVEVKADFSYIQKLLGLRIEKDEVVNILNRLEIKYDEEKEVFIIPPFRTDIEDMADISEEVIRIYGYDKLPSRVFMGNAISSGLTQKQRMVNNIKNFLANSGYYEIYSYSFESPKVYEVLKGYNLDDAVKILNPLGEDFSVMRMQLLSSILKTVYLNISRNIKDVKVFELSTVFKKSDEKLPEEKLVLAIGSSAQDFYSVKGVLENLFDMLRIKEVRFSSEHQNLNLHPTRSAKIYTDDQLLLGYIGEVHPDILERFDIPARVVYAEVYIDELLEAEKKEKRYTQLPKYPAVERDYAFVVPDDVESRVIEEIFKKYSSDILEEFHLFDVYKGQQIKPGFKSYAYKAIFRSKSKTLSDSDINQVQEKILDELKNYNISLRE